Proteins encoded in a region of the Cryptosporangium minutisporangium genome:
- a CDS encoding Rne/Rng family ribonuclease, which translates to MPGSTTGSPDTDSSAGTAHAAGSDAEASPTPEPAARPARRRAARRAAGPPAEPPLTSSDTVADVVPAAVITPTPAPEPPSGSEPPADAGWPVVPAPVTETADAPAAQAEPAPRRRATRSRRRTAEPVAEETATPTAEPTPPAESTASAGSGEGDAPVNDPTPPDVAVEVTAPRTRRRRRVAAAGADGPAATTENTADAAPADTPAPADSPAPTQSAAPVASAEPAEAEAPAPTSRRRRRLSSAASGGAPSAAAPSAAAPSAEAPSAGAGPEAGAAESGPLRGETAASEPAAPAVTPPAAVAATSPFTPAAPPAEPVAEVAEEPTTRRTRVRRAPMVTFMAPEPSAVPIRPVEPVVAIEAEDEAEDLEDTDETEDSENTENEVAETDDLATDDEDDGGDDSRRRRRRGRRGRGRGRGENGADSAENDADESAAPADGTSEDDAEATASDESDENDDEAAEATDGSDDEAGSGSRRRRRRRRRGAGEAEVVTSDDPPNTVVKVRQPVAPTRSIEDEVQGVKGSTRLEAKRQRRREGRESNRRRPPVLTEAEFLARREAVERVMVVRQIGDRTQIAVLEDDVLVEHYVTKASSTSYAGNVYLGRVQNVLPSMEAAFVDIGKGRNAVLYAGEVNWDAAGMEGRPRKIEVALKSGDSVLVQVTKDPIGHKGARLTSQVSLPGRFLVYVPEGQMTGISRKLPDTERKRLKDILKKIVPENAGVIIRTAAEGASEAELTHDVERLEAQWQVIKEKATKGGAPVLLNAEPDLVIRVIRDVFNEDFSKLVVSGTEAWPQVEAYVRDVSPDLAERLVHHTAETDVFAAYRIDEQITKALDRKVWLPSGGSLVIDRTEAMTVVDVNTGKFTGQGGNLEETVTRNNLEAAEEIVRQLRLRDIGGIIVIDFIDMVLEANRDLVLRRLTECLGRDRTKHQVAEVTSLGLVQMTRKRVGQGLLEAFSETCEVCRGRGVILHNEPLIGRQTGGNNGNGNGQQQGEPAAVEPKEGRRSRRKRGGSEPVGTVAPPAVAAVAAIHAASTRTVALAPGDEDEDVIDVVDETADALIVDDIARETEVEGDLAYDVADADVVEVAPVERSPGRRRSRRAERPAGSPAGADDAAKEGTTGTSGGDDSSGDRAGGASADGRSEASGDGTAHRHAAGIGTAHAAAAAAVGDAGADVVVKPADQMVVSGAAATPPESGSTPDGGAAIASEPAPATTSRPRRARRAASRPAGPPEGADAE; encoded by the coding sequence CTGCCCGGATCGACCACCGGTAGCCCCGATACTGACAGTTCAGCCGGCACGGCTCACGCTGCCGGCTCCGACGCCGAGGCGTCGCCGACCCCCGAACCGGCCGCGCGCCCAGCGCGGCGTCGTGCGGCGCGGCGGGCGGCCGGTCCACCTGCCGAACCGCCGTTGACCTCTTCCGACACCGTTGCGGACGTCGTCCCCGCGGCCGTCATCACGCCGACGCCAGCGCCGGAGCCCCCGAGCGGGTCCGAGCCGCCCGCTGACGCGGGTTGGCCGGTGGTCCCTGCGCCGGTCACCGAGACCGCCGACGCGCCTGCCGCGCAGGCAGAGCCGGCGCCGCGACGCCGCGCGACGAGATCCCGTCGGCGCACGGCCGAGCCGGTCGCCGAGGAGACCGCGACCCCGACGGCCGAGCCGACCCCGCCTGCCGAGAGCACGGCGTCTGCCGGGAGCGGTGAAGGTGACGCTCCGGTGAACGACCCGACACCGCCCGACGTGGCGGTCGAGGTCACCGCGCCGCGCACTCGCCGTCGCCGTCGGGTGGCCGCGGCGGGGGCCGACGGCCCCGCGGCGACCACGGAGAACACAGCCGACGCGGCGCCCGCCGACACCCCGGCGCCCGCCGACAGCCCAGCGCCGACCCAGAGCGCAGCGCCGGTCGCCAGCGCAGAGCCCGCCGAGGCGGAGGCGCCCGCCCCCACGTCGCGACGCCGTCGCCGCTTGTCGTCCGCCGCGAGCGGGGGCGCCCCGTCTGCGGCGGCCCCGTCTGCGGCGGCCCCGTCTGCGGAGGCCCCGTCCGCCGGAGCTGGCCCGGAGGCCGGCGCCGCTGAGTCCGGCCCGCTCCGGGGCGAGACCGCCGCGTCCGAGCCCGCCGCGCCCGCGGTGACGCCGCCGGCGGCGGTCGCCGCCACCTCGCCGTTCACCCCTGCCGCACCCCCCGCCGAGCCGGTGGCCGAGGTTGCGGAAGAGCCGACCACCCGCCGGACGCGTGTCCGGCGTGCGCCGATGGTCACGTTCATGGCGCCGGAGCCCTCTGCCGTCCCGATCCGTCCGGTCGAGCCGGTCGTCGCCATCGAGGCGGAGGACGAGGCCGAGGACCTCGAGGACACCGACGAGACCGAGGACTCCGAGAACACCGAGAACGAGGTCGCGGAGACCGACGACCTCGCTACCGACGACGAGGACGACGGTGGTGACGACAGCCGTCGGCGTCGGCGGCGCGGTCGCCGGGGCCGCGGTCGCGGTCGGGGCGAGAACGGCGCGGACAGCGCGGAGAACGACGCCGACGAGTCGGCCGCACCAGCGGACGGCACGTCCGAGGACGACGCGGAGGCCACCGCGTCCGACGAGAGCGACGAGAACGACGACGAGGCGGCCGAGGCCACCGACGGCTCGGACGACGAGGCCGGCAGCGGCAGCCGCCGTCGGCGTCGCCGTCGTCGTCGGGGGGCCGGCGAGGCCGAGGTCGTCACCAGCGACGACCCGCCGAACACCGTGGTCAAGGTGCGGCAGCCGGTCGCACCGACTCGGTCGATCGAGGACGAGGTCCAGGGCGTCAAGGGCTCGACCCGGCTCGAGGCCAAGCGTCAGCGTCGCCGGGAGGGCCGCGAGAGCAACCGGCGTCGCCCGCCGGTGCTCACCGAGGCGGAGTTCCTGGCTCGCCGCGAGGCCGTCGAGCGGGTGATGGTCGTCCGCCAGATCGGCGACCGCACCCAGATCGCCGTGCTCGAGGACGACGTCCTGGTGGAGCACTACGTCACCAAGGCCAGCTCGACGTCGTACGCGGGCAACGTCTACCTGGGCCGCGTGCAGAACGTCCTGCCGAGCATGGAGGCGGCGTTCGTCGACATCGGCAAGGGCCGCAACGCGGTGCTCTACGCCGGTGAGGTGAACTGGGACGCCGCCGGTATGGAGGGCCGCCCGCGCAAGATCGAGGTCGCGCTGAAGAGCGGCGACTCGGTGCTGGTGCAGGTGACCAAGGACCCGATCGGCCACAAGGGCGCCCGGCTCACCAGCCAGGTCAGCCTCCCCGGCCGATTCCTGGTGTACGTGCCCGAGGGCCAGATGACCGGCATCAGCCGGAAGCTGCCCGACACCGAGCGCAAACGTCTCAAGGACATTCTGAAGAAGATCGTCCCCGAGAACGCCGGTGTGATCATCCGCACTGCGGCTGAGGGCGCCAGCGAGGCGGAGCTGACCCACGACGTCGAGCGGCTCGAGGCGCAGTGGCAGGTGATCAAGGAGAAGGCCACCAAGGGTGGCGCTCCTGTCCTGCTCAACGCCGAGCCCGATCTGGTAATCCGGGTGATCCGGGACGTCTTCAACGAGGACTTCTCGAAGCTCGTCGTCTCCGGTACCGAGGCGTGGCCGCAGGTCGAGGCCTACGTCCGGGACGTCTCGCCCGACCTGGCCGAGCGGCTCGTGCACCACACCGCCGAGACCGACGTGTTCGCCGCGTACCGGATCGACGAGCAGATCACCAAGGCGCTCGACCGCAAGGTCTGGCTGCCCAGCGGTGGTTCGCTGGTGATCGACCGTACCGAGGCGATGACCGTCGTCGACGTCAACACCGGCAAGTTCACCGGCCAGGGCGGGAACCTCGAGGAGACGGTCACCCGCAACAACCTGGAAGCGGCCGAGGAGATCGTCCGGCAGCTCCGGCTGCGGGACATCGGCGGCATCATCGTCATCGACTTCATCGACATGGTGCTCGAGGCGAACCGCGACCTGGTGCTCCGTCGCCTGACCGAGTGCCTGGGCCGTGACCGGACCAAGCACCAGGTCGCGGAGGTCACGTCGCTGGGCCTGGTGCAGATGACCCGGAAGCGGGTCGGCCAGGGTCTGCTGGAGGCGTTCAGCGAGACCTGCGAGGTCTGTCGCGGGCGCGGTGTCATCCTCCACAACGAGCCGCTGATCGGTCGCCAGACCGGTGGGAACAACGGGAACGGCAACGGGCAGCAGCAGGGTGAGCCGGCCGCGGTGGAGCCGAAGGAGGGCCGTCGTTCCCGCCGCAAGCGCGGAGGGAGCGAGCCGGTCGGCACGGTCGCTCCGCCGGCCGTGGCCGCGGTCGCGGCGATCCACGCAGCCAGCACCCGGACCGTGGCCCTCGCGCCGGGCGACGAGGACGAGGACGTGATCGACGTCGTCGACGAGACCGCCGACGCGCTGATCGTCGACGACATCGCCCGCGAGACGGAGGTCGAGGGCGACCTGGCCTACGACGTCGCCGACGCGGACGTCGTCGAGGTCGCCCCGGTGGAGCGGAGCCCCGGACGTCGGCGCTCCCGGCGCGCGGAGCGTCCGGCCGGTTCGCCTGCCGGAGCCGACGACGCCGCGAAGGAAGGCACCACCGGGACCTCCGGGGGCGACGATTCGTCGGGCGACCGCGCAGGCGGCGCATCGGCGGACGGGCGCTCCGAGGCGTCCGGCGACGGTACTGCTCACCGCCACGCGGCCGGCATCGGTACCGCGCATGCGGCGGCCGCCGCCGCGGTCGGCGACGCCGGAGCGGACGTGGTGGTGAAGCCGGCGGACCAGATGGTCGTCAGCGGCGCCGCTGCGACGCCCCCGGAATCCGGATCAACGCCGGACGGCGGGGCCGCGATCGCGAGCGAGCCGGCTCCGGCCACGACGAGCCGACCACGGCGCGCTCGCCGGGCAGCGTCCCGGCCGGCCGGTCCACCGGAGGGGGCGGACGCCGAGTGA